One region of Paenibacillus polymyxa M1 genomic DNA includes:
- a CDS encoding ABC transporter ATP-binding protein, with product MKKGGWLSQVKELGYLLMFMNRKRKTQYAIGLAVTALTQTLFLIAFSLVVHNLVDFAVSRDTSLMVEAFIILGAALFLENVISPWFIYLYQRSVELTVLNIRERLYDKLCRVRPRFLEQTHHGDLLSRVNNDVTTVEFTFSQVYFVLLLQVVFCIGSIVSMVLIDWRFAGVSCVILLLSSVVSLKFARDIRALSEQGLQTLGKMTEKFKDFMGGIQIVKLFRIRTIYGQYEALNEQMTQTLRQTAQKNGMQAAVNHFISYVTFCGIIVIGSLLYAYGLMGMGSVAALAVLQVNLTHALLNLGMVLSMTQNSLAGAHRIQEVLREEEEPDRLGSPHSELVSEAAVEFRDVEFSYQADKKVLVDISMQVFPGQVAAIVGASGSGKSTLIKLLLGFYPVDSGEILLQGKPFGHYTLDEIRRQIAYVPQEPFLFTGTIEENIRYGNPDATDEEVIEAAKAAYAHHFIQELPEQYKTPVGERGASLSGGQRQRIAIARAILKNAPILLLDEATSALDNESQHWVQQALNVLMKGRTTILIAHRLSTVEHADLITVMNQGTVVERGRHQDLLALGGYYARLYG from the coding sequence ATGAAAAAGGGCGGATGGCTCTCGCAAGTGAAAGAACTCGGCTACTTGCTGATGTTTATGAACCGAAAGCGCAAAACCCAGTACGCCATTGGCCTGGCCGTGACGGCGCTCACCCAGACATTGTTCCTGATCGCCTTCAGCTTGGTCGTACATAACTTGGTTGATTTCGCCGTGTCCCGAGATACGTCCCTGATGGTGGAAGCCTTTATTATTTTGGGCGCGGCCTTGTTCCTGGAAAATGTGATTTCTCCCTGGTTCATTTACTTATACCAGCGCAGTGTCGAGCTGACTGTGCTGAATATCCGCGAGCGTCTTTATGACAAGCTGTGCCGGGTGCGGCCGAGATTCCTGGAGCAGACGCACCATGGGGACTTGCTGTCGCGGGTGAACAACGACGTAACGACCGTTGAGTTTACATTCTCGCAGGTTTACTTCGTTTTGCTGCTTCAAGTTGTCTTTTGCATCGGCTCCATTGTCTCCATGGTGTTGATCGATTGGCGGTTTGCCGGCGTATCCTGCGTCATTCTGCTGCTGTCCTCCGTGGTCAGTCTGAAATTTGCGCGGGATATTCGCGCTTTGTCCGAACAAGGCTTGCAAACGCTCGGTAAAATGACCGAAAAATTCAAAGATTTTATGGGCGGCATTCAAATTGTGAAGCTGTTCCGCATCCGCACGATTTACGGCCAGTACGAGGCGTTGAACGAACAAATGACGCAGACGCTTCGGCAAACCGCGCAGAAGAACGGCATGCAGGCTGCGGTGAATCATTTTATCAGCTACGTCACGTTCTGCGGCATCATCGTCATCGGCAGTCTTCTTTATGCCTACGGACTGATGGGAATGGGAAGTGTCGCCGCCCTGGCGGTTCTGCAAGTGAATCTGACGCACGCCTTGTTGAACTTGGGGATGGTTCTGTCGATGACCCAAAATTCGCTCGCGGGCGCTCACCGGATTCAAGAGGTACTAAGAGAGGAAGAGGAACCGGATCGTTTGGGATCTCCTCACAGCGAGCTCGTGTCGGAGGCTGCGGTGGAGTTTCGCGATGTGGAATTTTCCTATCAGGCGGATAAAAAGGTGCTTGTCGACATCTCCATGCAGGTGTTTCCCGGCCAGGTCGCCGCTATCGTGGGGGCCAGCGGCAGCGGCAAAAGTACGCTGATCAAGCTGCTGCTCGGCTTTTATCCTGTGGACAGCGGAGAAATCCTGCTCCAAGGCAAACCGTTCGGCCATTACACGCTGGACGAAATCCGCAGGCAGATTGCATACGTTCCGCAGGAGCCGTTCTTGTTTACCGGCACGATTGAGGAAAACATCCGCTACGGCAACCCGGATGCAACGGATGAAGAAGTGATCGAAGCGGCCAAAGCGGCGTACGCTCACCATTTCATTCAGGAACTTCCTGAACAGTATAAAACGCCGGTGGGAGAGAGAGGAGCGTCGTTGTCGGGCGGACAAAGGCAGCGAATTGCGATCGCCCGGGCGATTCTCAAAAACGCCCCGATTCTGCTGCTGGACGAAGCGACTTCCGCACTGGATAACGAATCCCAGCATTGGGTACAGCAAGCCCTGAACGTATTGATGAAGGGGCGCACCACCATTCTGATCGCCCACCGCCTCAGCACCGTGGAACATGCGGATTTAATTACCGTCATGAACCAAGGGACGGTCGTCGAGCGGGGCCGCCATCAGGACCTGCTGGCGCTCGGGGGTTATTACGCCCGGCTGTACGGCTAG
- a CDS encoding ABC transporter ATP-binding protein: MEADRQPSVLEQGTAAPSKRQTAYAAWKAFRWLMSYVSRHKGWMIVGVLSAIAAAVIEIWTGSLIEQLTTQAEKGAGPIVLQIVYAVFVVILIGVPAKFFMSFGVERSSASAVQDIRNHVMRHIGKLPVSYLEKQHSGDVLSRINNDLQLIQQFMIRDLAQWFYHPLLFIGCFAYLIYLQWELMLYSLLLFPVALLVSQWIGKQLERLTEEAQANMGRMNVNLQDTLGGMPIVKSYLLSGMLSRSYQVLLQLTAQKKLAVKKREAWVNPLLSTLMISPIIFAVSYGSYLIYKGQLGAGELIAFLYLLNLCLEPLEHIPELITRTFEMAGALRRVSEIVEQPTETENGRSLPKASAAPIEFQNVTFGYEESSPILRNVSFSVPEGKTIALVGASGGGKSTVFKLVCGFYPLPEDQGEIRVFGSLIHGADPEQLRSHFSVVTQDSYLFSGTIAENIGYGREGASMDEIIEAAKAAQAHSFIMQLEGGYQTYVGERGGFLSGGQRQRIAMARAFLKDAPVLLLDEPTSALDPESESAVQEALGVLMKQRTTMVIAHRLSTVQNADEIWVMEQGSIVEKGTHEQLLKMKGLYAQSYYQEFTESAERREVAYT; encoded by the coding sequence ATGGAAGCTGACCGCCAGCCGTCTGTTCTAGAACAAGGCACAGCGGCGCCTTCCAAACGCCAAACCGCTTACGCCGCCTGGAAAGCGTTCCGCTGGCTGATGTCCTATGTAAGCCGTCACAAAGGCTGGATGATCGTCGGTGTCTTGTCCGCGATTGCCGCCGCCGTTATTGAGATATGGACGGGAAGTTTGATCGAGCAGCTGACCACCCAGGCCGAGAAGGGGGCGGGGCCAATCGTTCTGCAAATCGTGTACGCGGTCTTTGTGGTCATCTTGATCGGTGTGCCGGCGAAGTTTTTCATGAGCTTCGGCGTGGAGCGAAGCAGCGCCTCTGCGGTGCAGGATATCCGCAACCATGTCATGCGTCATATCGGCAAACTCCCGGTCTCCTATTTGGAAAAGCAGCACTCTGGCGACGTATTGTCGCGGATCAACAACGACCTGCAGCTCATCCAGCAGTTTATGATTCGGGACCTCGCCCAGTGGTTTTATCATCCGCTGTTGTTCATCGGCTGTTTCGCTTATTTGATCTACCTCCAATGGGAGCTGATGCTGTACAGCCTGCTGTTATTTCCTGTAGCGCTGCTGGTTTCCCAATGGATCGGCAAGCAGTTGGAGCGGTTGACGGAGGAAGCCCAGGCGAACATGGGCCGAATGAACGTCAACCTCCAGGATACGCTTGGGGGTATGCCTATTGTAAAAAGCTACCTGCTATCCGGCATGTTATCTCGCTCCTACCAAGTGCTGCTGCAATTGACGGCCCAAAAAAAGTTGGCCGTGAAAAAGCGGGAAGCTTGGGTCAACCCGCTGCTTTCGACGCTGATGATCAGCCCGATCATTTTCGCCGTCAGTTACGGAAGCTATTTGATCTACAAAGGGCAGCTAGGCGCGGGAGAGCTGATCGCCTTCCTGTACTTGCTGAATCTGTGTCTGGAGCCGCTGGAGCATATTCCCGAGCTCATCACGCGGACGTTCGAAATGGCCGGTGCCCTGAGAAGGGTCTCTGAAATCGTCGAGCAGCCGACCGAAACGGAAAATGGCCGTTCGCTTCCGAAAGCGAGCGCCGCCCCCATCGAGTTTCAGAACGTAACCTTCGGGTATGAGGAGAGCTCCCCGATCCTACGGAATGTTAGCTTCTCGGTGCCGGAAGGGAAGACGATCGCGCTTGTCGGAGCGAGCGGCGGAGGGAAGAGCACGGTGTTTAAGCTTGTATGCGGCTTTTATCCGCTTCCGGAGGACCAGGGCGAGATCCGCGTGTTCGGCAGCCTGATCCACGGCGCCGATCCGGAGCAGCTTCGGTCGCATTTTTCCGTGGTAACCCAGGATTCATATTTGTTTAGCGGCACGATCGCTGAAAATATCGGCTACGGGCGGGAAGGAGCGTCGATGGACGAGATTATCGAAGCCGCCAAAGCCGCTCAGGCGCATTCCTTCATTATGCAGCTTGAGGGCGGCTACCAGACATATGTCGGAGAGCGCGGCGGCTTTTTGTCCGGCGGGCAGCGCCAGCGCATTGCAATGGCCCGGGCTTTTCTGAAAGATGCTCCCGTTCTGCTGCTGGACGAGCCAACGTCGGCTCTTGATCCGGAGTCGGAAAGCGCGGTTCAGGAAGCGCTGGGCGTATTGATGAAGCAGAGAACGACGATGGTTATTGCCCACCGGCTTTCTACAGTACAAAACGCCGATGAAATTTGGGTCATGGAACAGGGGAGTATTGTTGAAAAGGGCACTCATGAACAATTGCTGAAGATGAAGGGACTGTACGCCCAGTCGTACTATCAGGAATTTACCGAGTCTGCCGAACGTAGGGAGGTGGCGTACACATGA